Genomic DNA from Telopea speciosissima isolate NSW1024214 ecotype Mountain lineage chromosome 2, Tspe_v1, whole genome shotgun sequence:
CCAGAATGTCTTATAATGGCTTCCACTAGTGGTATATGAACATCAACTATGTTTCAACTTGGAGAGAATAACAATAAGCAAGCCTTGATTGAATCAGAACATTGTTTTGCCCCAACCCGAAACTTGTAGGCATTAAGTGGAGAGCTCATTAAGTAATTGGAAGCACCAAAAACCTAAGCAAACTAACGCTAGACTATAACTCTATAATTCCCAATATTTCAACAATCCCTCTTACGTATAGCTTCAGCATACCTAGTTTTACAGGTGGACAGACAACTTAGGGACTTGGGCTCTAATATCATGTTGGATGGTCCAATCCAATACCTTATTAGGTAGAGATAGCTCCTAAGGTACTAAACAAATTGATGTAGGACACCATCTCTATAATTCCCAACATCTCAGCATGATTACACATTACAGTGCATAAATACTAGGTGAGGGATAATGTGTTTTCTAAAAATGGCAGGGTCCGTAGCAACTAGTATCGGGTATATGCTCAATCTTATGATCGATCAAGATTTAAACTAGATGTATAGCTGAGATTACACTTTTGACATGTTTTTAGTTGGTAAAAGTTTGGGCAATGAGATATCCTAGGTGAAAGGCACCAAATAATGTATCCCAAATCTGATGAATCTGAACTGTGCCCATAGATGATCACATAAAGGTAGGTTTCAAGTTAAAAGCATGGATTTTCTTGCTAAAGTATCCAACTCCATTCCACATTATCTTCTGGCCATTAGTTGCATTGGTGCTTATTGTTCTTTAGATTGTTTAAAGCATCACCAATTCTAAATTAATAAACACAGAGATGCCAGTGTGTACCCAATTTATTTCTCCAaaatccatattttttttttaagttttactACTACTTAGGACAGAAGGGtattataaataaggggaaaaaaaactttgtCCGAAAGTGTGGtctatgctagcactcccatgagtctatctctctcttccccatataaCAGTTAATGCTGCGTTTGGAAGAAAACAACTTTGATGCCAATGCTAGCAGGTTTATCAAATGAGGTAAAGCTAACCTAATCTCATCGTCATATAAAAGTTTTGGGAAGTAGTTATCTGtccggaagtgtggcctacgccaatactcctatgtgtctatctctctcctcctcaaaacaagggggcagagatgtctttttacatggggaggagagagatagactcatgggagtgctgacatagaccacactcccggacggagaattttttcccaaaaatttttattttttttttacttttggtaAAACCCCATATAAAAGTTAATGCTGCGTTTAGAAGGAAACAACTTTGATGCCAACTCTGGCAGGTATATCAGATGAGGTAAAGCTACCTTTATCTCTCTCAGGTCCCAACTCTCAACTTCCAACTAGTGGGAATCTCATAGTAAGGCCACTAAAAAAACTTCCACCAAGCCCATGCATGGCAATGACAGTTGAGGGTCAGTTCACAACCATAGTTGGCCCAATTGTCTGAGCCTATATATGCATGTCTTTTTGATGATTAAAAACTATTTAAGTGATTGTAAAGAAGTGATCTATAGACTTCTTTtcgtttatgtttttttaaacagtcaagaagaaaaaagtatGTTTTCCACTTTCCTCTTCAATTAGTTATACCTTTGCTATGAATGTGAGAATTAAGGTTTCTTTCTTGATGGCCGGGAGGATACCAAGCAATGTCCTGCATGTTTTGGATCGTCGCACTGCCCCTTTATAATGGCATcattcaaacctaaaaaaggagaaaagttttAATGGTTGTCGATTTGTATACAGGGGACTCACGTCATTTATGTAAGAGAAAGAGTTTATAAGAAGGCATGTACATCCCGATCACATGTTCGCCTTTATCCACTAAACCCTATAATATGATGAATATTCAAGAATTAATAGTATATATAGGGGCAAGGTTTAACATAGCAAGCCCATAAAGAGATTCAACAAGATAGCTGCAAGTTAGGGATGCAACTGGGCTGGACCGGGCCAGGCTGAGCTGAGAAAGGGTTGGAACCTGTATATAattttaaagttttaaaaataaaatcatatatgGCTCTTATAATTTCCTTGACAGTTTATGACTTAATATTTTCTATGTCATGGGTTTAAGTTTCCAATTCTTCAAATTTCAATGAAACCCACACCCTACCATATTAATGGAGGTATATTATCTTAGATGTGCCAAATTAATGGTGGTATTACCTTAAATATGTTAAATCAATTTTGAAGCTATATGATATGGTTTCCATTTACATTATACACATCTGTTTAGCCTTATCCGAAGCCCAGCCCAGCTGACCTCGGGGGTTGGAATTGATGGGCCAGAGCCCGGCCCAAAGGCTGAAAAATACCCAGCCCAAACCTAGAATTTTTTGGGCGGGGTTGGGCTTTTAGATGTGAACAAGTAATGGGTTAAATTTCATACTAATTTGGCTTATCCACATGTCAATTTAGTAGTTTAAGAATTGTTGGGACAACAGTATCGAAAATATGACCATCCAAAAAACAGTGAAAATTTGAAATGTGGCCTTTTAAGGGTATCCCATATATCTAAAGGTTAGATGGCCTAAATCATATGGGCAAGGTCTCCAAAATTATTTGTcgaaatattttcatttacatattaatttattaaaaattaaatactGCTTGAAGGAACCATCTTAGTTGGTTTCATAATGCGTAACCAATAACTTCTAATAATCATTAGAGAAGCACCTCCTAAAAAATGTTTGTTACTTCTAATAGTTACTAATTAATACCTCTTCATTGCACAAAATACTAGAAGATGTTGACCtaatttataaaatataaaaaaaattacacttcaatttttttcgtttttcaaatttttttttggttagaattgtttattcaattaaaaatagagaaggtgcacattttatttaatatatgcCAGAAGGCAATCCATATGATCTCAAATTTAATGCGTAAGTAGACCCATCATCCCCTATTGACTAGCAAAAATTTGAACCTAATTTTAGATTATTAtgtggaaaaataaataaaaattttgtttattaaGTCAAAGACAAACCAAAATTTTGAGTCGTTTGATACACAAAGAATACTTAAATACAAGCATGCCATTACAATTGACTTTGACTATAAAATCTGACCTGTGGCTATCCATGAGAAGCTTTACTATCTGTATAGTTGGAAATTGCCATATCATCAGTTAAGTTGCCAAAATCAACTTGGGATGTTTTGCCAAACTTTACAATACATCTTTTCTGCTACATTTTaacctcaaaaaaaaataataaaaactaaaaaatatcaTAATAATATActtaaataaagggaaaaagaacactaattGGTGAAACATAGGATCGTGTGAAATTACCATTCAATCCTCAATGAACTATAAAATGTCATTCAATCAAATGCTCTTCATGCACAAGTTCTTATTGATGATCCCTATGTTAGTACAGGCACTACACAACCAGACAACAATCGATCTCTTGACCTTAAATAAATTTCTCAAAAATTTATCAAATTCCAAATAGAAGAATGGTTTTCTAATGAATTTGAAAAGGGAAATCAAGTTAAAATTTGTTATCTTTATTGTCTAATATCTTTAATGGTAAATATAATAATAGCTTTCCTCAACAATACCTTTCGCCATCACGAAGCTCTTCTACTCTAATCTTCACAATGGAAGTAATAAGTAGGGGAGTCTTTATTGAGTATTATATTGTTGCTCTTCAAGAAACCTACTACTATGTTTGAAATTCTCAACTTAACACATCCCCTCACTTTATCTACCGAAATGATGGAGCAAATCTCATGTATTCTAGCATTCAATCAGTTTATGATAAGGGCGTCAATTGAGACGTTCCCGGTatttgggacgggacggtaccggtatCGGTACTAAAAAtgtcaatcccagtaccgtccaATTTAGTTAATgagaccaaacctagatcctagtcccgattactagcgggacgggacggtaccggttcttaaacggttttAGAtactgtagaaaaagggagaagaaatttAATTATTTCTAACAAGGcaggtttattagtgttgtggaattttttcactatcatgaaatctaagttgtctactgctttttatagagtaacttaaattatgaaatcatagttttacttcttcaaactccctaagatcatatgtaataaacttatcattttttaaatctagagaagtcctacaaaatggaagaatcccgttgtgtttcctctttgattttcccaaacaaaactctatttatcacacatgtcacatggtagtatggtacgaagtacgaactgcaaaaaggaagaacctgaTAGATAtagttggtcgagggaggagggaggaggttctgtgaggagagacttcaagctactagtagtttcggtaccatccggcacctaattggtatttcggtactggtaccgttgggaatcccgtcccatttatcattcggtacgaaaatcagataccagtaccgtcccatttactaatgaaACGATCTAATACCGGTTTTTAGCGGAACGGTTCCGAATTCCGATCCCAAATTGACTCCCTTAGTTTATGATCCTTAGGCTATACAGCATTGAACAGAAAAGGGAGATAAAAAAGGACAACCTTCTCATGCTTGCTTGATCGGAATCATGTTATAGAAAGATGGTGATATATCATTAGGAAAAGATTCTCTAAATTGCAAGAGAGGATACACTAGCACgcactctctatctctcttctctaaaTATTTAAATGACCTCACTTTCCTCCCATATACCAGACGTTGCCAtcgcatctcattggtacactCCCCTACACCGCTTGCTGATAACCCTCTTTATATATCAAATTATCAATACCAGACCAGATTCATGAATTAATGATACAaattctaaaaagaaaaaaataaataaataaataaacaaatagttCGGGGGAAAAGGACGAGTGGAAGTGACGGACATCATGAGGTATTTCGTCAAAATGTGGAAGCAATCAAGTATGGCAGCACACTTTATTGATTAATCCCAGATTTTATAATTGagatagaaagaaagagggTTAAGTATaccaaataaataattaaagaaaatgaTTAACACAAAAGAATCAAGAATGGTCCGTGATCTTAATTCTTAAatgaataataaaattaaaaagcaTCAGGTTGGCTCTCTCatgtcacaactcacaacacAGGGGAAGAGAAGTGAGAACGAATCCGAATTCCGAACTgagaagagagacagagagagagagagatccaccAGCAAAAACAACAAATCACCTAAAAGACTTGGATTGGATTTGTTATCCCATCAAACTAAAAATAGAgatcttttcttttccatcgGGCACGGCCACCGCCGCAGCTACAAGGAGCCACAGAACGGTAGAACCCTGATAGCTTTTTTGGTAAACtcaaaacccacatagcccacgaatgggagagaaggagaaagagaagaagaaacagaaacatcAAAAGGAGAGCAAATCCTCATCGGATCCCTCTTTCAAACCCAGTTCCGATATCAAAGGTATCCGTTTCGGCGGTCAATTCATCGTAAAATCCTTCACAGTACGACGTGCAGCCCCTCTGGAGCTACTTCGCCTCCTTGCTTTGCCCCCAACAGAGCAACAGCAGCAagccttctccttccccttcccaTCGACCGCAGCTTATCTGCCGACCAACTTCACCATATTGGCTCACCACGCATGGCACACCCTTACTTTGGGGTTGGGCACCAAGAAGTCCAAAGTGCTTGTGTTCGTCTTCGAATCGCAGATCATGAAATCCAGAGTGGAACGGATATGGCCACCGGAAATTCCCCTGGGAGATGTCAATCGGAAGCTTATTAGGAGTCTTACCGGATGCGAAATGGCACGGTTCAAGTTCCGGAAAGGTTGCATCACCTTCTATGTCTATGCGGTTCGCCCAGTGGGTAGCTCTGGTTTCTTATGTGCGGATGATCTCAGGACCATTCTTCAGGCGGTGGTTGCTCTTAAGGATTTCTTGGACCACACCGCCATGCTCGCGTTGCCCAGACAGAGGAGCATCAGTTACTCTCCTCCGGTCGCCATGGCTCACTAGCCCagcccttctcctcctcctaaTTTTTTCTGGGTTTCAACTCTGTATTATAAAAGatgttcatttttctctttcctgaattatgataattaattttCCATAGTCATTCTTTgagttccttttcttttctcttctttccttcccttAATTTTTGGTTTGTAACTGAATTTCAGTGAGAGAAACAGAAAACTTGCTGCAATGAAGACTAAAGAGAGAGACTCAGAGGAGGAGGGGAGGGGACTTTAACTCTGTAGTCTGGTATTTGTATGTGAATGATATACTGCCACTTCTTATCTTTCTTTAGTTTCGGAAAGTTTCCCCACCTTAGTGTCAAGCCAGTGCATTTGCAGCTATCCTGGATATTCAAGCAAGCTAtagatatagagagagagagagagagagagagagagagagagagaataaggtcCAGTAGCCTCTTCAACTCAAGTATCGTTCATCTTCAGCTCATGCCGCATGCTGTGATGCTTAATGGAGATGAGTGAAGTGGTCTGGAGTGGAGCCTGACATGTAATCTCGGCCTTGGGGAAAGGATGTTTAGTCTATTATACGGAAACTGTAAACCGGTATCACGTGGTCATCAATTGGTGACGGACTCTGGATGATGGATTCTGATGATGAATGACCCAAGTTCCCAAGTCCCAAAATCAACCCCCACAAGCTACaaggttccaacttccaactctGAAGAATTTTCATTCTGGATAACACGGGCCGGTTCCTTGCAAGGCAGGGCTGTGTttgaaatgcattcttggaatagattttggatttagaaaatatttttaaatctgatttgtaATACGTTTTAACCCAGAATCTATtgtaagaatgcataccaaatacagcCAAAGAATACTATGAATCATCTACAATCAGTCTCACATGGAGGGAAAGGAGGGGGACCGGAGGTGTCCACACCTCATCTACAATTGAGATTGCATGACCCCAAACGAACTGTCGGTGGGTGATCCGTGATTAGTGCAAATGTGATCTCACAATTAAGGGTAACAGGGGAGAGGTAGGAAGTAGGATTCAGGATTTGAGGTtcatgagagaaagagaggaataaTGGATCAGTACAACATGATACCCTtattaaaaagagaagaagctgTCCCCTATTGTCAAAGCTAAAGCATTAAAAAAgacaaaaggaagagaagaccGATCAGTGATCACTGCAAAGAGTTGAGGGGGACCAACTTCCCAACTcttaattctttatttttctccaTTCATGGCTCCATTCAAAAAGTCTACACATAACTCCGTAGTCATACCTACCTCTTTTTCTCATGTAGTCTTTCCTATATATGTTATATGTACTCACGGAGCTTcgttctatcaaaaaaaaaaaaaaaaaaaattttacggACCTTAGAaagttcaattttaatctttAGCCTTTTCCATGAATCTTCAACAGCATATTTGGATGCATTAAttaccatctccaccaccaccgaTAACTTCTTGATCAGATGGCTTAGGGATGCCGGCAGCATGGTTCTAAAAAATgatatcaaaattaaaaaaaatccttctATCCATCACATGCACATCATGCTCAGCTCATCCAACTCAATCTGTGCCGTCTGAAGGGAAGCTCGTACACATGGTAAGCTCTGGTGTTGTTGTGCCACAAGCTGTTTGGCACACCCATGGACCGTAGTGGAGCCCAATCCCCCACCCCCATATGTCCACATGTCAAGTTATATGTCAGAATCATTTACACCCATTGTATTTCGTATCTTCACTTTGTATTTTCGGctttatcaaaaaaatcttCACTTTGTATTTTCGGTCTTCATATTTTTTTCCAACCCTTCTTTGACAACcattccatttttttaatggatttttaGAACTTTATTCTGCCACATATCGATAACTTTGTTTCAGGCTGAAATTTAACCCATGGAGAACATTCGCCTTgtctgtccacaaaatttacGCCCCCATACAATCTCTCTAACAATAGGAGTCCCACCTGTTTCCAAAGTAGAACACCACATAAGTTCCTGCCTGTTTCCTAGTAAattatcaaataaaattcaaGGTAAAACTTGCgtaatcaataaaaaaatatatttacctGGAGACAAACAGAGCCTTAATGGAGAAACTCTGACAGCAATGATAGGGGATAGTAGGCCTGTTACAGGTATTAAGCACTAGTTTCTCTACCCTTCTAtttgaaaattaataaaaaataatcgaATTCACTGCAACTGAAATTTTGAGAAGGATTGATGaaatttgataaaaatataGATGCATATGAAGCTATTTCTTTTCAAATATCAAAATGAGATCCCAAATCTCAACCAAGATTTCGACAAACAACCCTTTCAATCAAGCCGAAACCTCAATCATCTCCTGTTCGACAGTGCCTTGAACAACTGGGTAGTATTTGTAGTGGAGTTCTCCAGCATCATCACCAGATAGCTTCTTCCATCCGTTAGGTCCCACATAATAAACTGATTTAggcaaacagaaaaaaaaaaatgtaaggtAACTGCCAGTTGACTCCAACGATTGGTATGTTATATAtctagtgtgtgtgtgttgagCGGAGgtgggttttattttattttatcttttgtttggagggggggggagagagaaagagagagagcagaCCGCTAGCAACTCCACCACTAGCTCCGTCTCGAAATGTTGCATGATAAATGGATCGGCGAGCCAATTCTGCAGCTTCTTCAACCGTCATATCATACCGGTAACTGGTTACAAAAGAATCAAATTATATAAATATGAGAGCTCAAGCTCCTAAGAAATGATAGGCAAGAGAGTAACAAAAAAATGACATACCCATTATCCATTACACCATAAGCATACGGCGAACCAGAACCAACAGAAAATCGTGTTCCTTTGAGTCTTCCCCCTTCACTATCCACATAGAACAATCCAGGAccctaaaacaaaaaacagaagatATAATTGGGAGATTCAAATGGGTGGAGACCGAAATTTTTGAGATAGATGGATTCGATTCTTACAGTCTCATCCCATCCAGCAATCATGGTCCCAACAGATAGACCCATTCCACGATATGAGTACAGTATATTTGCCAAAAGCTTCGAAGCCCCAGCAACTGAAATTCTTCGCTTGTTTGCAAGTTCATGCAGCCGGCACTGGAAACAGAAAATTTGAACCACAAAATCTTGAGTGTTAAAAGTATGGACTACTCTAGCAAAACCAGTACATCCATCAGATTAAACTGCTTAAATATCCAGTCAGGTAAAGGGATTCACAAGCAGCATTCACAAGAAATACTTGTATGTACGGTATGAAAGGCCAGTTCAAAACCACCAGTAATGGGGTTTCTAGTAACCTAAGGGGATTAGGATTAAGAAACCTCAAGTAAACCAGAATCATAGGAAAGTAAGGAACAACCAGATTTAGGAGAAAACTCAGTAGGCTATTCAAACCAGTCTGATGGACCTGAAATTGAGGTCGAGTATTCAGTTTAATGGGTAAAAAGACCTGCAAAATTTGGAGTGAATCTGATGACCAGATACCAAAATATAGAAGGAATCCTGTTTGGATTTAAGATTCTTGAAATGAAGCCAGAAACAGGAAATTCGATGCAGGATTTTAAGGGTTCAGAACAGAATCAAATAATGTTCTTATTTGATAATTAAACAGTAAACAGAAGACATAACAGTAATAAGAAATCAGATCCagaaaatcaaataagaaaatcaagaattgaagaagtgGATCTCACGTAGGAAACAAGAAACGACCAGAAATTTAGGTTTTGAAACAGTACTGAATCTAAAACCAGAAAGAATGTATCAGAATGGGAAAACTGAAGTTAAAAGAGAGCTGTACCTGTCTAACAGAATCAACTACCAGTGGAGCCAAACAGGATAAAAGAAAGCTATATACAAGTATGCACAGGGTAAGAAAAGTAAGTACTCTGACCTGATAATTAATTAGAAGATGGAGGGAAAGATAGGAGATAAGAGGGAGATAGAATAATCAGGAATCCACCTGATTTAACTGCTGAATCCACAGCACCATCACCCCTGAATTCACTGACCAAAACAAAGCATAAGCTTCTTAAATTCatcaaatttgtttttgaggctgtagccccttacatATACTCATAGAATTGCAGACTCTgactcaaaaaagaaaagactaatGGTCAAATCCAGacccaaaaaggaagaaacaaatCATATACTGATTGGGAAGCTGACAAATAACAGAAAACTGATCCAAGTAAGGACTAGACTTGCAGAGACCTAATCATAGCTGTCAAGGTGACTAGACGAACCCAGGCGTTGGAGAGGCTCTTAAGTGACAAGGCAACCGCCTAGGCGCCCTAGGCATGCATTAATGATTATAGGTAATAcagcaatgataattttttataattatgttaATATGCAAATAGAAGctatatcaatgcaatatgaaataATTATGCTGGTAATGGCCTAAtgtgagaaaaccaacatataataaacaaagcataggatataatataagcatatttattaagaaacaaaggaataaacataaatcaacgtaaACTCTTGGAGTGTCAACAACGCGTGCTGTCACCTTGGACCCAA
This window encodes:
- the LOC122652779 gene encoding uncharacterized protein LOC122652779; translation: MGEKEKEKKKQKHQKESKSSSDPSFKPSSDIKGIRFGGQFIVKSFTVRRAAPLELLRLLALPPTEQQQQAFSFPFPSTAAYLPTNFTILAHHAWHTLTLGLGTKKSKVLVFVFESQIMKSRVERIWPPEIPLGDVNRKLIRSLTGCEMARFKFRKGCITFYVYAVRPVGSSGFLCADDLRTILQAVVALKDFLDHTAMLALPRQRSISYSPPVAMAH
- the LOC122652776 gene encoding proteasome subunit beta type-5-like codes for the protein MTLDMSGLESASSLFGVNDELSSGFLTAPSFELPSAIDFDGFQKEAKQTLKPAKGTTTLAFIFKEGVMVAADSRASMGGYISSQSVKKIIEINPYMLGTMAGGAADCQFWHRNLGIKCRLHELANKRRISVAGASKLLANILYSYRGMGLSVGTMIAGWDETGPGLFYVDSEGGRLKGTRFSVGSGSPYAYGVMDNGYRYDMTVEEAAELARRSIYHATFRDGASGGVASVYYVGPNGWKKLSGDDAGELHYKYYPVVQGTVEQEMIEVSA